In one window of Musa acuminata AAA Group cultivar baxijiao chromosome BXJ3-2, Cavendish_Baxijiao_AAA, whole genome shotgun sequence DNA:
- the LOC135630741 gene encoding probable polygalacturonase — protein sequence MRVLMILVLWTLVTAAFIGIAEGHRHHRRAGGATELEAFHYAAAGAKGCRAHVASLTDFGGVGDGVTSNTAAFAAAVANHSKVAYDGGVMLVVPAGRCLIGPFNLADHFTLFLDHDAVILATQDINEWPIIDPLPSYNRGRDAAGGRYSNLIMGYNLTDVVITGNNGTIDGQGETWWKMFRNKELNYTRGYLIELMYCKQVLISNITLVNSPSWNVHPVYSSHVIVSGITILAPVNSPNTDGIDPDSSSNVRIEDCYIVSGDDCIAIKSGWDEYGIAFNMSSKHIVIRRLTCISPTSAVIALGSEMSGGIQDVRAEDITAIHSESGVRIKTTIGRGAYVKDIFVRRMNLHTMKWVFWMTGTYGQHPDDKFDPKAIPVVQNISYSNVVAENVTMAAKLEGIPGAPFTGICIYNVTAEVVKSKKPIWNCTDVEGVSSHVTPTPCAQIPEYPDRITHCPFPEDDLPVNGVGLEECAYQRAKP from the exons ATGCGGGTGTTGATGATTTTGGTGCTGTGGACGTTGGTAACAGCGGCGTTCATAGGGATCGCTGAGGGCCATCGCCACCACCGGCGGGCAGGTGGTGCGACGGAGCTAGAAGCCTTCCACTACGCGGCAGCGGGGGCAAAAGGATGCCGGGCCCACGTGGCCAGCCTGACGGACTTCGGCGGGGTGGGCGACGGGGTGACCTCCAACACGGCGGCCTTTGCGGCGGCCGTGGCCAACCACAGTAAGGTGGCATACGACGGCGGcgtgatgctggtggtgccagccGGCCGGTGTCTCATTGGGCCCTTCAACCTCGCCGACCACTTCACCCTCTTCCTCGACCACGACGCCGTCATCCTCGCCACTCAG GATATCAACGAGTGGCCGATCATTGACCCTTTGCCCTCCTACAATAGAGGAAGAGATGCGGCTGGGGGTAGATACAGTAATCTCATCATGGGATATAACTTAACCGATGTGGTCATAACAG ggAATAATGGAACTATCGATGGACAAGGTGAAACCTGGTGGAAAATGTTCCGTAACAAAGAACTCAATTACACTCGTGGATACCTCATTGAATTGATGTACTGCAAACAAGTGCTGATTTCCAACATTACATTGGTTAACTCTCCATCGTGGAATGTCCATCCAGTGTACAGCAG CCACGTAATCGTCTCAGGCATCACAATTCTTGCACCGGTCAACTCTCCCAACACTGATGGGATCGATCCAG ACTCATCCTCCAATGTCCGCATTGAGGACTGCTACATAGTCTCAGGCGATGACTGCATCGCCATTAAAAGCGGTTGGGATGAGTACGGGATTGCATTCAACATGTCAAGCAAACACATAGTGATCAGACGGCTCACCTGCATCTCCCCCACGAGCGCTGTCATCGCCCTGGGAAGCGAGATGTCGGGAGGAATCCAAGATGTCCGGGCCGAAGACATCACGGCCATCCACTCCGAATCCGGCGTCAGGATCAAGACGACCATCGGAAGGGGAGCTTACGTGAAGGACATATTCGTGAGAAGAATGAATCTGCACACAATGAAGTGGGTCTTCTGGATGACGGGCACCTACGGGCAGCACCCGGACGACAAATTTGATCCGAAAGCCATTCCGGTGGTGCAGAATATCAGTTACAGCAACGTGGTGGCCGAGAACGTGACCATGGCCGCGAAGCTGGAGGGGATTCCCGGCGCGCCCTTCACCGGAATATGCATCTACAATGTGACGGCGGAGGTGGTGAAGTCGAAGAAGCCGATTTGGAACTGCACCGACGTGGAGGGCGTATCGAGTCACGTGACGCCCACTCCCTGTGCGCAGATTCCGGAATATCCAGATCGTATAACGCATTGCCCCTTCCCTGAAGATGATCTACCTGTGAATGGTGTTGGGCTAGAGGAGTGTGCTTATCAGAGAGCCAAACCATGA